CTATCCCATTTGTGCGGCTGGAAATTGGACTTGAAGCGCAAGGCTTGCAGGCGCCGGTTGAGGGTCAGGTAAGTCTGGCGCAACACCGAGTTGCGGGCAGCGTCATTGATCTTGTCGTGGATCGCCTGGTTGCGGCTGTAGTAGCCGGGCAAGTCGTTTTGTGCCTTGCAGGCCAGCATCGCATAGTGCAGGGCCTTGATCTCGGCCAGCTCGACCGGCGTGATGCGGTCGCAGGCCAGCTCGCCCGACATGGCTTCCAGGCCGCTCATCAGTTCAAAGGTTTCCCAGATTTCCGTTTCCGACATCTTCGATACCGAAGCGCCGCGGTTCGGCGATATCTCTATCAAGCCTTCGGCTGCCAGCACTTTCAGGGCTTCGCGCAGCGGCGTCCGTGAAATGCCCAGGGTTTCGCACAACTCCCGTTCATTCAGCTTGGTGCCCGGCGTCAGCACCGCTTCGACGATCAGGTTGCGCAAGTGGTCCACCACCGTGTCATGCAAACGCTGACGTTCCAGTTTCGGCACCAGCGGCGCGGCTTTTGTCTCTTCGCCAGTTATCGCATTTTGCATTCAAAATCCTTTTTTACGCATTTTTCTCTATTTTAACATCAAACATGGAGCCTAAGAGTCCTCCTGTCTATACGTTTGAATCTGAATGTAAATATGCAAAAAAGGCCAATAAATTGACAAATAACGCCATTTTCCCTTGGTTTTTACCGCCTTAAAGCCGTTCGCTGAAGTCGGGTAATCGCAAAAAGTCCTTTACGTTTGGAATTTCGACTGCTAAAGTATTTTGAATGCAAAATACAATTTGTTCAAAAAGGAGACGTAAATGTTGACACTAGACTTCCATCCGGCCGGCCGTCATTTCCTGCAGATCCCGGGTCCCAGCCCGGTGCCGGACCGGATTTTGCGGGCCATGAGTTATCCCACCATCGATCATCGCGGCCCGGAATTCGGCGCGCTGGGTTTGCAGGTGCTGGCCGGCATCAAGAAGATTTTCAAGACCGAGCAGCCGGTGGTGATCTATCCGGCCTCCGGTACCGGCGCATGGGAAGCGGCGCTGACCAATACCTTGAGCGCGGGCGATACGGTGCTGATGTACGAGACCGGCCATTTCGCCACGCTCTGGAAAAAGATGGCGCAAGCGCTGGGCCTGAAGCCGGAGTTCCTCGGCTTGCCGGGCATCGAAGGCTGGCGCCATGGGGTCCAGGCCGACCGCATCGAAGCGCGTCTGCGCCAGGACCGCGAGCACCAGATCAAGGCGGTGTGCGTAGTACATAACGAAACTTCGACCGGCGTCACCTCCGATATTGCAGCTGTACGACGGGCGATCGACGCCGCCGGCCATCCGGCCTTGCTGATCGTCGATACCATTTCCGGCCTGGCGTCGGCCGATTACCGGCATGACGAATGGGGCGTCGACGTCACCGTCTCCGGTTCGCAAAAAGGCTTGATGCTGCCGCCCGGCATCAGCTTCAACGCGGTGTCGCAGAAGGCCATCGAAGCCAGCAAGCGCGCGACGCTGCCGCGGGCGTTCTGGGACTGGACCGACATCATCGAAATGAACCAGACCGGCTACTGGCCCTACACGCCCAACACCAATCTGCTGTATGGCTTGTCGGAAGCGCTGGAAATGATCCTGGGCGAAGGCCTGGACAATGTCTTCCTGCGCCACCAGCGCCTGGCCGCCGCCTGCCGCGATGCGGTGCGCGCCTGGGGCCTGGAAATCCAGTGCGCCGATCCAGCCCTGTACTCGCCGGTGCTGACCGGCGTCATGACGCCGCCCGGCTTCGACGCCGACGCGATCCGCAAGACCATCTATGAAAACTTCAACATGTCGCTCGGCACCGGCCTGGGAAAAATGAAGGGCGGCATGTTCCGTATCGGCCACCTGGGCGAAGCCAACGATCTGACCCTGATGGCGACGCTGGCCGGCTGCGAGATGGGATTGAAGCTGGCGGGCGTGCCGCTGGCTGGCAGCGGCGTGGTGGCAGCGATGGACAACCTGGCGGCGCAAAAGAGCAAGCCGATATTAAAAGCAGCATAGAAAGCAAAACAGCGGAAACCGCTCCGACACCGTCCCGCAGAGGATGGGCGGAGCAAGGATAAAGATGTCCTGCGGCGTTTGCCGGCCACCATAATATTGGAGACAACAATGAAGCACCTGCGTTTGCGCGCGACCACCGTCGTGCTGATCATGTTATGCCTGATGTATTTCATTACCTACCTCGACCGCGTCAACGTCAGCACCGCCGCGGCCGGCTTCGCCAAGGAATTCGATCTTTCCAAGACTGAAATCGGCCTGGTGTTTTCGGCATTCGCCTATCCCTACCTGGTGTTCCAGATCATCGGCGGCTGGGTCAGCGACAAATTCGGCGCCAAGCGCACCCTGATCTACTGCGGCATCCTGTGGGGCATCGCCACCATCTTGACCGGCTTTGCCGGCGGCCTGTTTTCGCTGCTGATGGCGCGCCTGCTGCTAGGCCTGGGCGAGGGCGCCACCTTCCCCGCCGCCACTACCGCCATGTCGCGCTGGGTGGCCAAGGAAAACCGCGGCTTCGCCCAGGGCATCACGCACGCCTTCGCCCGCATCGGCAATGCCGTGGCGCCGGCGCTGGTGGTGTTCATCATGACGGTGCATGGCTGGCGCGAGTCCTTCTATATCTTCGGCGTATTCAGCCTGGTCTGGGTGCTGGTGTGGGCCTTCGTGTTTACCGAACATCCGGAAAAGCATCCGCGCATCACCGCAGAAGAACTGGCGATCCTGCCGCAGGCCAAGAAAAACAACCCGAAGATCCCATGGGGTCCTTTGTTCAAGCGCATGCTGCCGGTCACCATCGTCTATTTCTGCTACGGCTGGACCCTGTGGCTGTTCCTGAGCTGGATTCCGCAGTACTTCCTGCACAGCTACGACCTGGATATCAAGAAATCGGCGCTGTTTGCCTCCAGCGTATTCTTTGCCGGCGTGGTGGGCGATACCTTGGGCGGTATCGTCAGCGACAAGATCCTGAAGCGCACCGGCAACCTGAAGCGGGCGCGCAGCCAGATGGTGTCGGTCTGCATGCTGCTGACCCTGCTGTCTCTGCTGCCGCTGCTGTACACCCATAACGTCTACGTTTCCATCCTGTGCCTTGGCGCCGGCTTCTTCTTCGCGGAAATGACGATCGGGCCGATGTGGGCGATTCCAATGGATATCGCTCCGCAATATTCAGGCACCGCCAGCGGCATGATGAATACAGGTTCGGCGCTGGCCGCCATCATTTCGCCGGTGCTGTCCGGCTATCTGATCGACCGCTTCGGCAACTGGGAGCTACCCTTTGTCGGCAGCATGATCCTGATGGGATTCGGCGTCTTCCTGGCGTTCCGCATGCAGCCTGACAGCAAGTTCGAGCAGGTGGTCGCGGGTGGTTCGGCAAGCGTCGTCAAGGCCGGCGTCTAGAGCGGCGGCAGCGGGTGCAGCTTGCTTCGTCCGCAGCTTGAACAATGAAACAAGAAAAGGATTTGCAATGATCTCTTTGGATACGCCGCAAGCTGGGCTGGCAGCCATGCTGAGCAAGGCATATGGCGAACGTGCGCTGCTGGAATGCCTGCCGGCGGCACTGGAACCGGCTAGCAGCGAGCAAGCCTATCAGGTGCAGCGGGAATTTCTGCATCACCGGCAGGCCAGTATCGGCGGCTGGAAAATCGGCGCGAAATCGCCGACGGGGCCGATACAAGGGGCGCCGCTGCCTGCCGGCGGCATTGTTCCCACCACCTCCACGATCGATCGCGCGGACTATCCGGTGCTCGGCATCGAGCTGGAAATCATGTTTTGTTTCAAGCGCGATATCGATCCCGGCGCGGCGCCGCTGTCGGATGTGCAGGTCATGCATAGCATAGGCACGATGGCGGCATCTATAGAGATTGTCTCCAGCCGCATTGCGGGATGGCCGGAACTGCCGAAGCTGCTGCAACTGGCCGATCTGCAGAACCATGGCGCCTTGATAACCGGTGAATTCATCGATTACGACGCCAGCTTTCCGTTTGCCAGTCCGGCGGCGCACCTGACGCTGGGCGGCCGCGACATCTTCAAGGGCAGCGGCAGCAATCCGGCCGGTGATCCGCGCCGGCTGCTAGGCTGGCTGGTGCAGCACTGCCGCGCGCAAGGCATCGCCATTCCGTGCGGCACGGTGATTACCACCGGCTCTTACACCGGCATCCATTTTCCGGAGGAAGCCGGATTGGTCATCGGCCAGATCGCCAGCTTGCCGCCGATCCATTTTGAACTGCGCTGAGGCCTTGCCCGCTACCACAATTTTTCAGGATTTTCTCTATGCTGGTCAAGCCCATACACCTAGTGCCGCGCGCTGCAACCCTCGCGTCTTCGCTGGCGGCGCAGCTGCGCCGCGAATTGCGCGGCGATGTCCTGTTTAGCCAGGCCGACCGCGGCCGCTATGCGACCGACGCCTCGATTTACCAGATCATGCCGATCGGCGTGGTGGCGCCGCGCGACCAGGCCGATCTATTGCTGGCGCTGGATATAGCGCGCGACAACCGCGTACCCATCCTGGCGCGCGGCGCCGGCACCAGCCAGTGCGGACAGACCGTGGGCGCGGCGCTGGTGATCGACAACAGCAAATGGCTGAACCGGGTGATCGAGTTTGATGCGGTCGCCCGCACGGTGACGGTCGAGCCGGGCATGGTGCTGGATCACCTCAACGCCTGGCTCAAGCCACATGGACTGTGGTTTGCGGTGGATGTCTCGACCGCCGCCCAGTGCACCATAGGCGGCATGGCCGGCAACAATTCCTGCGGCTCGCGTTCTATCGAATACGGCAACATGGTGCACAACGTCGCCGCCATCGACGCTGTGCTGGCGGATGGCACGCAGGGACGCTTTGGACGTCTGCAGCAGATGGCAAGCGCTGGCCGCATAGGCGATATCGTCGCAGGATTGCAGCACATCGCCGCACGCGAACGGGGCGAGATCGCCGAGCGCGTCCCCAAGGTCTTGCGCCGTGTCGGCGGCTACAACATCGATCTCTTCGATTGCCAGAATCCGCGCGCCTATACCGATGACGGCATGGCCAACCTGGCGCACATCCTGGTCGGCTCGGAGGGCACGCTGGCCTACAGCCGCCAGATCACCCTGGCGCTGGCGCCGCTGCCGGCGCACAAGGTGCTGGGCGTGGTGAATTTCCCGACCTTCTACCAGGCGATGGATCTGACCCAGCATATCGTCAAGCTCGGGCCGACCGCGGTCGAACTGGTGGACCGCACCATGATCGACCTGTCGATGAGCAATCCGGCCTTCAAGCCGGTCATCGAAAAAGCCCTGAGAGGCCAGCCGCAGGCGATCCTGCTGGTCGAGTTTGCCGGCGAGCAGCTTGATGCGCTGCTGCAGAAGCTGGCCAGCCTGGATGAACTGATGGCCGACCTGCAACTGCCCGGCGCGGTAGTGCAAATGTCCGGCGCCGCTGAACAGAAGGCCCTGTGGGACGTGCGCAAGGCCGGCCTCAACATCATGATGAGCATGAAGGGCGACGGCAAGCCGGTTTCATTCATCGAAGATTGCGCGGTGCCGCTCGAACATCTGGCGGAATACACCAGCCAGCTGACCGAGGTCTTCCACAAATACGGCACCGAAGGCACCTGGTACGCCCACGCCAGCGTCGGCACCCTGCACGTGCGGCCGATCCTCGACATGCGCCGCGGCGGCGCCAAGGACATGCGGGAAATCGCCGAAGCCGCCTCGGCGCTGGTGCGCAAGTACAAGGGCGCCTACTCCGGCGAGCACGGCGACGGCCTCTGCCGCGGCGAATGGGTGGCCTGGCAGTATGGCCCGAAGATCAACGCCGCCTTCAGCGAAATCAAGACCCTGTTCGATCCGGACAACCGCTTCAATCCGGACAAGATCGTGCGGCCACCGAAGATGGACGATGCCGCCAACTTCCGCTTTGCGCCAGGCTACGCCGAGCTGCCGCACCAGCCCTTGCTGGACTGGTCGGCCTGGAACGTCAAACGCGATCCGCTCAGCGGCGAGGAAAGTGCGGCCGGCACGGGCGGCGACCGTAGCGGCGGCCTCGCCAAGCTGGTGGAAATGTGCAACAACAACGGCCATTGCCGCAAGTTCGACGCCGGCACCATGTGCCCCAGCTACCGCATCACCAAGGATGAAAAGCACGTCACGCGCGGCCGCGCCAACACCCTGCGCCTGGCGCTCTCGGGTCAGCTTGGCAGCGAGGGGCTGGCCAGCGCTGAAGTCAGGGAAGTGCTGGACCTGTGCGTCTCCTGCAAGGGTTGCAAGCGCGATTGCCCGACCGGCGTCGACATGGCCAAGGTCAAGATCGAAGCGCGCGCCGCCTGGGTCGGCAAGCATGGCATTAGCCTGCGCGAGCGGCTGGTCGGTTTCATGCCGAAGTACGCGCCCTACGCCAGCAGCATGGGCGGCCTGATCGCCGCGGCCGACAAAATTCCGCTGTTGTCGAGCTGGGTCAAGAAGCGCATCGGCCTTGCACCGCAGCGCTCCTTCCCGCAATTCAAGAACGCCTTCCTGGCCGACGCCCAGTCCGCCGTTGCAAGCGAGCGTGAAGTGCTGCTGTTTGTCGATACCTTCAACAACTACATGGAACCGGAAAATGCCCGCGCCGCCCAGCAGGTGCTGGAGGCTGCCGGCTACAAAGTCCATTTCAACACGGTCACCGGCGCCCGGCCCCTGTGCTGCGGCCGCACCTATCTGTCCGCCGGCCTGGTCGAACAAGCCAAGGCCGAGGCGCGCAGGACGCTGGACGCCTTGCTGCCCTATGTCGAGCGCGGCATCGCCATCGTCGGGCTGGAGCCGTCCTGCTTGCTGTCCTTGCGCGACGAATTCTTCAATTACGGCTACGGCGACGAGGCCAAAAAACTGGCGCAGTCGGCCTATCTGTTTGAAGAATTTCTCGTCCGAGAAAAAAATGCAGGCCGCCTGCAGCTGGATCTGAAGCCGCTGCCTGGCAACAAGGTTCTGCTGCACGGCCATTGCCACCAAAAGGCCTTCGATGCCTTGCGTCCGGTGCAAGCCGTGCTGGCATGGATCCCGCAGCTAGAGCTGTCCACGGTTGAGTCTTCATGCTGCGGCATGGCCGGCAGCTTCGGCTACGAGGCCGAGCACTATGAGGCGTCGATGGCGATGGCCGAGCTCACGCTGTTGCCGGCGGTGCGCAAGGCTGGCGCAGGCAGTATCGTGGTCGCTGACGGCACCAGCTGCCGGCATCAGATCCAGGATGGTGCCGATACGGAGGCCTTGCATGTGGCGCGCGTGCTGGCACTATCATTGGCGGCGGCTAAATGACGGTGCGTTGAAAAAACAAAAGACCCTTGCGGGCCTTTTGTTTTTGTTGTGGAACATTAAGTTGATGTTCCCGGATTTCGCGAGAACTGAGCTGGCGCTTTTTCAGGGCATACAAACTTACATGACCGTAGTAATCCTGGTTGCTCCCAGCCGGCGCCACGCGCGCTTTGTTTTCAAGCGTTACCCACGCCTTGCGAATAACATCCCAACGTTTGTCGCATACGCGGGTTTTCTCGGCCGCGCCATTGACATGCTGAAGGACGACGCGCGCCGCCGGTAAAATGTCCAGCGTGACTTCGTACCAGACGTCGTTTACCAGGTGCAGCTGCACGCGATCGGAAATAATCCGCCGGACTTTATCCCGCTCAGAAGTGTGGCGCTTGCCGTTTCTTTCAGCTTTGAAGCGGGCGCGCAAGCGATTGTGCAGCAGGATGCCGGTCAGCGGATGCACAAACATTTCCGCTTGCGATTCGGCCAGTTCGACGTAGCGGCCTGACCAGTTGGTGTAGCGCGCCAGGACGCGTCCCTCCTTCCGGTCCCCTTCCCAGCGCGTTTCAATCGCGACAAAATTATCCAGGTGCTGCAGGATATGCTGCTTGACCGTGTTGCGGGCATCGATGGCGGCGCGGATTTCGCTATACACCTTGTCCCAGGGGCGATTGACCTGCTGTTCCAGGAAGCGTTTCAGCGGCGCCAGGTTTTCATTCAGGTATTTACGGTGACCATAGCCGTCCTTCATGCCGATCCTGGCAGGCCTATCTTCACTGTTGCGAAACTTGCGGCCATCGCCCTTGTAGATATTGCTGTGTGTGCAGCGCGGCCGTTCGACGATCACTTTGAACATATCTTCACGCATCGTAGTCTCCTTCGGTCTTGCGGCCTGACAGCGCCTGGTTCAGCTTTTGTTTTTCAATCCGCCGCACCCTGCGCGCCGGATTGTACGAGGCATGCGCGCCAGCCTTTCTGGCCCTGGCCGGCGCCGCCAGCGGATTGCGCGGCTTCGGCAATTTAATCGTTACTTTCATGATCATCCTTTCACGCAAATGACCTGGCGCAGCGTATGCACCACCTCGACCAGGTCGGTCTGATGCGCCATCACCTGGTCGATATCCTTGTAGGCCGCCGGAATCTCATCGACCACGCCGCCGTCCTTGCGGCATTCGATGCCCTGGGTCTGCTCGGCCAGGTCGAAGCGGTTGAAGCGGCGCTTGGCTTCGCTACGGCTCATGCGCCGTCCGGCGCCGTGGGAGCAGGAGCAGAACGATTCCGGATTGCCCTTGCCGCGCACGATGTAACTCTTGGCGCCCATGCTGCCGGGAATGATGCCCAGTTCGCCTTCGCGCGCCGAGATCGCACCCTTGCGGGTGATGTACAGCTTTTCATTGCCGTGCATTTCCTGCGCCACATAGTTGTGATGGCAGTTGATCGCTTCGCCATCCAGCTTGAATGGCGGCAGCTGCTGGCTCAGCACATCGACCGCACGCCGCATCATCTCGCGGCGGTTGATCATGGCGTAATCCTGCGCCCAGTCGACGGCATCGACATAATCGTCGAACAGCGGCGATCCTTCGCTGAAGTAGGACAGGTCCTTGTTCGGCAGGTTGATGTGGTTGCGCGCCATATCCTTTTTGGCAGCCGAGATGAAATAGCGGCCGATCACGTTGCCGATGCCGCGTGAGCCGGAGTGCAGCATGATCCAGACCCGTTGTTCTTCATCCAGGCAGATTTCGATGAAGTGGTTGCCGCCGCCCAGCGTGCCGATCTGGCAGATCCAGGTCTGGGCGAACTTGTGCTGCATCTTCATGATGCCCTTGTGCCTGGCGACGATGCGGTCCAGGCGGTCGTTCAGCGGACGGCCGACGCGCGCATGGGCCGAGCCGCGCACCTTGTCCCATTCATGCTGCTCGAAGCCGACCGGAATCGCTGCTTCAATGGCGCTGCGCAGGCGCGCCAGGTTGTCGGGCAGCTGGCTGGCGGTCAGCGTGGTGCGTACCGCGTTCATGCCGCAGCCGATATCGACCCCGACCGCGGCCGGGATGATAGCGGTGCGCGTCGGAATCACGCTGCCGACGGTGGCGCCTATGCCGGCGTGGACGTCCGGCATGGCCGCTACGTGCGGATAGACGATAGGGAGGCTGGCGATGTTCAGCAATTGCTGAAGCGCGCTGTGGTCGATATCGTCGGTAAATATGTGCACGGGCACCAGGCCCTTGTGCAAGCTCTGTTTGATTGGCATAACGTTGTTCTCTGTCATGCCGGCGTCTTTGCCGCGGGCCGGCTATGCCGTGCCCGCAAAAAAACAAAAACCCCGGCGAGTTTCCTCACCGGGGTTCTGGTTGGAACGACCGGCTCGGGGCGGCAAAATCGCCGCAGACCCCGAGCAGTCATGCACGGGGCTATTTATCGTTTGAATTGTTGATAGCCGTCCGTGGCATGGCCGTTCCTTTCCTGTAAAAATGCGTTAGTCGAAAATACTGAGTTGCGATTCTGCACCCGATGAAATCGCAGTGTCAAACAATTCGCCGCCGCGCGGTGCGATTCTGTTGTTTTTGGCACGAAACAAAGGGGCGAACTCAGCGCTCGAATGTCCAGCAGGACTAGTTGAGTTCGCGCATGCGGCTGTGCTTGGGCAAGCGCGCCGCCAGGTAGTCGTGCTGGTCGGCCAGGACATTGCGGCCGCTCAGCAGATAATGTTCGGCGCGGCATGGCACGTACGGCACATACAGCAGCGGCCGGAAACTCTCCAGCACCTTGCTGCCCTTTTCCTGATTGCAGTCCTTGCATGCGGTGACGCAATTGGTCCAGGTATCCTTGCCGCCGCGCGAGCGCGCCAGCACGTGGTCGCGCGACAGTTCATTGTGCGGGAAACGGCCGCCGCAATAGGCGCAGGTGTAGCGGTCGCGGCGGAACAGCAGATCGTTGTGATGGCCTAGCGGCAGTTCCATGTGCAGCATGCGCGCCATGATGGCGCTGCCGGCGATGGCGATGATGGGTTTGACGGCGATGCGGGACTGGATGCCGGCGCGGGAATAACCACCGCGGAAAACGATGTCGCCGTCGCCGATTTCCCAAGCCACCTTCCCGCTCGCGTAATAGAGCACAGCGTCTTGCGGCGAAATCCAGTCAAACGGATTACCCGCGATATCGAGGGTCAGGATGTGGGACGTCATTTGCATCACCTTTGCGGTTGATTATAACCAGCATTTTTGTATTTCGTCCTTCGTTTGTTGCTTTTTAGCGTGAAGACGGACGGTACTGGTGGGGTGGCCTATCGGGAATGATCCGATATCGTCGCGGGTCACAGCCGCGTGCTTTGCCAGTTAAGCTAAAGCCACCATTGAGATCTATATTGGGTGCGCCGGCCTGTTTGGAAAGAGGCGGCTGGTAAGTATTGCTGCAACCGGCGCAGGGATTTGTCCCTGCGCCGCTTTATTCCTGTTTCATTTGGTTGCAATTTCGCAGACGCTGGACAGCCCTTGTTCTTCAAACGTGATCCTTACCGGCAAGAATTGTTCGATGACTTCGGCATTGGTGAGCGCATGCTGCGACACGCAATCGACCGTAAACCGGCCGCTGCCCGCCAGCGCCAGCGGCAGCATGATCTGGTCGGCCAGGTGCTCGCCGACCGCGGCGCCGGAGGCAATATACTGCCGCACCTGCGAAATTGCCTTTTTTGCAACCGCTTCGGAGCGCACCATTTTCTCGCCGAACGCACAAAACACTTCTGTCACATGCTGCGATTCCAGCGTCACCAGCAAGGCGTTGCCCGGCCCCTGGTCATGCGGCAAGCCGCGGATCGCCAGTTGCGCATCGTCCCAGCCCATCGCGGTCTTGACGCAAGCCAGCTCGCGCTTGGCGACGTCGGCCGGCACGCCGGCGATGAAACTTTCGGCATAACCGGCGACGCGTTCGCCGCGGCTCATCAGTTCCAGCGGCTGCAACTGCCGGCATGGCGACACTTTCGCCTCGATCTCGCCGCCGCCGGCGGGATAAAAGCCAAAGCGTTTCAGTTCGATTTCCAGATTCGCGCCCATGGCCGCCAGCACGCGGCCGTATGCGCGCTGCAGGAAATGGGCTGGCGGCGCCATCGAGTTATGGGTGCCGCCGCTGATCTTCACCACCGATGGCGCATCCGCATACAGCAAGGCCGGCAGCAAGGTTTGCAGCACCAGGGTGCAGCTGCCTGCGGTGCCGATGGCAAACTGGTAGGCGCCGCCCTTGATCTTGCCCGGGATGAATTGCAGCGTCTGCGCGCCTACCGCCGCCGAACCGATATCGGCATTGCTGATCTCGGCGGCGGCTTGTACCGCCACCAGATGCTGCCGCATCAAGCCAGGCTTGGGCCGGTTGGCCCGGATATTCACAATCCGGAACGGCTGTCCGGTAATCATCGACAAGGTCAGCGCGGTCCGCAATACCTGGCCGCCGCCTTCCCCTGTTGCTCCATCTAGTTCAATCATGTTCTTCTATTCTTTATTGTTATCGTCATTGCGGTCATGGCCCCGTTCGGGACCATGGCCTGTTTCAGGGAAAGCCGGCGCTTAGCCTTTCACGCATACCACCTGCTTCAGGGTATGCACCACTTCCACCAGGGCGCGCTGCGCTTCCATCACCGCATCGATATCCTTGTAAGCCATCGGGATTTCGTCGATGACATCGGCATCCTTACGGCATTCCACGCCTTGCGTCGCCTTGATCTGGTCGTCCAGCGTGAAACGCTTCTTGGCCTCGGTACGGCTCATGGTGCGGCCGGCGCCGTGGCTGCAGCTATGGAAACTGTCGGCATCGCCTTTACCGCGGACGATGAAGCTTTTTGCCCCCATCGAACCCGGAATGATTCCCAACTCGCCTGCGCGCGCCGATACCGCACCTTTACGGGTTATCAGCACATCCTTGCCGAAGTGATTTTCCTTCTGCACATAGTTGTGGTGGCAATTCACCGCTTCCACGTGCGTCTCGAAAGGCTTGCTGATGACTGTGCGTACTGCTGCAATCAGGTTTTGCATCATCACTTCCCGGTTCATGCGCGCGAATTTCTGCGCCCAGCTCACTGCTTGGATATAGTCGTCATAGTGCTGCGTACCTTCCGGCAAATACGCCAGGTCCTGGTCCGGCAGGTTGATGAAATGGGTACGCATATCCTGCTTGGCCAGTTCGATGAAATGCGAACCGATGGCGTTACCCACGCCACGCGAACCGGAGTGCAGCATGAACCAGACGGCGTTGCTTTCATCAAGGCAGACTTCAACGAAGTGGTTGCCGGATCCCAACGTTCCCAGGTGCCGATAGTTATTCGTATTCTTCAACTTTGGCGTCTTCAGGCAAACCAGGTCGAATTCACCCTTCAGCTGCGCCCAGGCGGCGTCCACCGGCGTCGGCGGGGTTTCCCATGAACCTTTGTCGCGTCCCTTGAAACCGCGCGTCTTCGGCGACATTCCGTGCGGAATGGCTTTTTCGATGGCGCTGCGCAACGGGTGGAGATTGTCGGGCAGGTCGCGCGCATTCAAGGTGGTCTTGGCCGCCATCATGCCGCAACCGATATCCACCCCCACCGCCGCCGGGATAACCGCACCCAGCGTGGGAATCACGCTGCCGATGGTGGAACCCTTGCCGACGTGGACGTCAGGCATCACGGCCAGGTGCTTATAGATAAACGGCAGCTTCGCGGTGTTGCTCAACTGCTTGCGGGCTCCGTCTTCCACCGGTACGCCGCGGGTCCACATCTTGACGTGGCTTCCGCCTTCGACATTCATTACATCGTATTCTTCGTGTTTCATGATCTTCTTCTTTTAAAAACAAGGGGATGACAAGTGATGATGAAATGTTTTACTGAGCTATCGGCTGGCGCCGACCCGGGGCTTGAACCGGGGACCTTCGAAGCAAGCTTCGCTGCTCTATCCATGTAATTCCATCGGCATTCATCAAAAAAAGTCGGCGACAAGGGGTGGTGAAACGGTGTGCGGTTGCCCGCACGGCGCTCTTCCAGTTGAGCTACGGCGGCGCTGCTTTGCCGCCGACGGGATTTGAACCCGTATCTCCCCAGCTTGAATGATGTAGTTCCACCAGCATTCGCCTAAAACCTGCTACTGCGCGTCTTTAAATCCCGACAAGAGTTGACAAGACATTCTGCCAAAGCTGTTCAGCCTGGCAGGCCGGATTCGCACCGGCTATTCTGAATGTAGTCTTGCCTGCATTCGGGGACACGCACCATTGAGCGATAGTATGACAAGAGGT
The sequence above is a segment of the Collimonas sp. PA-H2 genome. Coding sequences within it:
- a CDS encoding RtcB family protein, whose protein sequence is MKHEEYDVMNVEGGSHVKMWTRGVPVEDGARKQLSNTAKLPFIYKHLAVMPDVHVGKGSTIGSVIPTLGAVIPAAVGVDIGCGMMAAKTTLNARDLPDNLHPLRSAIEKAIPHGMSPKTRGFKGRDKGSWETPPTPVDAAWAQLKGEFDLVCLKTPKLKNTNNYRHLGTLGSGNHFVEVCLDESNAVWFMLHSGSRGVGNAIGSHFIELAKQDMRTHFINLPDQDLAYLPEGTQHYDDYIQAVSWAQKFARMNREVMMQNLIAAVRTVISKPFETHVEAVNCHHNYVQKENHFGKDVLITRKGAVSARAGELGIIPGSMGAKSFIVRGKGDADSFHSCSHGAGRTMSRTEAKKRFTLDDQIKATQGVECRKDADVIDEIPMAYKDIDAVMEAQRALVEVVHTLKQVVCVKG